A single region of the Nicotiana sylvestris chromosome 6, ASM39365v2, whole genome shotgun sequence genome encodes:
- the LOC138871382 gene encoding uncharacterized protein: protein MRRVRSQDRLNGFDPEPEKTFHRRLREARDTNNIQALIQFPVNMAEEQHMAVQDVAMPRIADVTSSIVKPRITGHFELKQSMIQLLHANGQFMGLPHEDPQQHILKFLEISDTYITNGITPDYVRLTLFHSLCKTVKIRSEIVAFKQKVGESLYSAWERFKGLLRDCPHHNQTNGVLVHAFIEGLHPQTKIVVDVTAGGQVLEKSFDEIYALLNKFSKSNPDWQGEMGRNMVQKSPGVLELDVVSALSAQVFTLTNQVNQMTMIINKQQAQPVQQVQIFCEVGQLSKAQNTRPIGALPSDTEPNPKDQVNAVTLRNGRALEEVPKKKKNTTHLEGELVPKPVEGNEKDDKGSDPEVPKYARYLRDIVANKRRHTEFETVALTEECSARVQSKLPPKLKDPRSFTIPLSLGKQEVGRALCDLGASINLMPSSLFKQLGLGVLRPTTITLQLADRSLVMLEEIIEDVLVRVGKFILPADFIVIDYEADEEVPIILGRPFLATGGAIIDVRVGKLKMRVDDEEVTFNVYKALKLPKHYEGLCMITVVELKGI, encoded by the exons ATGCGTAGGGTCAGAAGTCAGGACAGACTCAACGGCTTTGACCCCGAACCTGAGAAAACATTTCACAGGAGGTTGAGGGAAGCAAGGGATACAAACAATATTCAAGCACTCATTCAATTTCCTGTGAACATGGCAGAGGAGCAACATATGGCTGTTCAGGATGTAGCAATGCCCAGGATTGCTGATGTTACCTCCAGCATAGTGAAGCCCAGAATCACCGGgcactttgagcttaaacagaGCATGATCCAGCTACTTCATGCAAACGGGCAGTTTATGGGTCTTCCACACGAGGATCCACAACAGCATATTCTGAAGTTCTTAGAGATTAGTGATACTTATATCACTAACGGGATCACTCCAGATTATGTGAGGCTCACACTTTTCCATTCTCTCT GCAAAACTGTAAAAATTAGAAGTGAGATAGTCGCCTTCAAACAGAAAGTAGGAGAATCTTTATATTCGGCTTGGGAAAGGTTCAAGGGGCTACTCAGAGACTGTCCTCATCACAATCAGACGAATGGAGTGTTAGTTCACGCTTTCATAGAAGGGCTCCATCCCCAAACAAAAATTGTAGTAGATGTTACAGCTGGAGGTCAAGTATTGGAGAAAAGTTTTGATGAAATTTATGCATTATTGAACAAATTCTCCAAAAGCAATCCGGATTGGCAAGGAGAGATGGGTAGGAACATGGTACAAAAATCACCAGGGGTTCTTGAATTAGATGTTGTTTCAGCATTATCAGCACAAGTCTTCACGCTGACCAACCAAGTCAATCAGATGACCATGATCATTAACAAGCAACAAGCCCAGCCAGTGCAACAAGTTCAAATATTTTGTGAG GTGGGCCAACTTTCCAAAGCCCAAAATACCAGACCAATAGGGGCTCTTCCTAGTGATACGGAGCCCAATCCTAAAGATCAAGTCAATGCGGTTACCTTGCGAAATGGAAGAGCATTAGAAGAGgttccaaagaaaaagaagaatacaaCTCATCTTGAAGGAGAATTAGTTCCCAAGCCAGTTGAGGGGAATGAGAAAGATGATAAAGGATCCGATCCA GAAGTGCCTAAGTATGCAAGGTATCTCAGAGATATTGTGGCAAACAAACGAAGACATACAGAGTTcgaaacagttgcacttactgaagagtgcagtgccagagttcagagtaaacttcctcctaagttgaaggatcctAGGAGTTTCACAATTCCTTTGTCTCTTGGAAAACAAGAAGTTGGTAGAGCCCTGTGTGATTTAGGGgctagtataaatttgatgccatccTCTTTGTTCAAGCAACTCGGATTGGGGGTGCTTAGACCTACTACAATCACTTTACAGTTAGCAGATAGGTCACTAGTCATGCTAGAAGAAATTATTGAGGATGTgttagttcgagtgggaaagtttATTCTTCCTGCTGATTTTATTGTTATTGATTACGAGGCAGATGAGGAAGTGCCCATTATTTTGGGGCGACCATTCTTAGCTACTGGTGGGGCAATTATTGATGTGAGGGTAGGGAAGTTAAAAATGAGAGTTGACGATGAGGAGGTCACTTTTAATGTGTACAAGGCACTTAAGCTCCCTAAGCATTATGAGGGCTTGTGCATGATTACTGTGGTCGAATTGAAGGGAATATAG